A section of the Mastomys coucha isolate ucsf_1 unplaced genomic scaffold, UCSF_Mcou_1 pScaffold15, whole genome shotgun sequence genome encodes:
- the Arrdc1 gene encoding arrestin domain-containing protein 1 isoform X1, with protein sequence MGRVQLFEIRLSQGRVVYSPGEPLAGAVHLRLGAPLPFRAIRVTCMGSCGVSTKANDGAWVVEESYFNSSLSLADKGSLPAGEHNFPFQFLLPATAPTSFEGPFGKIIHQVRASIDTPRFFKDHKCSLVFYILSPLNLNSIPDIEQPNVASTTKKFSYKLVKTGNVVLTASTDLRGYVVGQVLRLQADIENQSGKDTSPVVASLLQKVSYKAKRWIYDVRTIAEVEGTGVKAWRRAQWQEQILVPALPQSALPGCSLIHIDYYLQVSMKAPEATVTLPLFVGNIAVNQTPLSPCPGSGSSPGTLSPVVPSAPPQEEAEAVASGPHFSDPVSLSTKSHSQQQPLSAPSGSVSVTTTEPWVQVGSPARHSLHPPLCISIGATVPYFAEGSAGPVPTSSTLILPPEYSSWGYPYEAPPSYEQSCGAGGTDLGLIPGS encoded by the exons ATGGGGAGGGTGCAGCTCTTCGAGATCCGCCTGAGTCAGGGCCGCGTCGTCTACAGTCCTGGGGAGCCGCTGGCTGGGGCCGTGCACTTGCGCCTGGGAGCGCCACTGCCCTTCCGAG CTATCCGGGTGACCTGCATGGGTTCCTGTGGGGTCTCCACCAAGGCCAACGATGGGGCATGGGTGGTGGAGGAGAGCTACTTCAACAGCTCCCTGTCACTGGCTGACAAGG GAAGTCTGCCGGCTGGAGAGCACAACTTCCCTTTTCAGTTCTTGCTTCCTG CCACAGCACCCACATCTTTTGAGGGACCCTTTGGGAAGATTATACACCAGGTGAGGGCGTCCATCGACACTCCACGTTTTTTCAAGGATCACAAATGTAGCCTCGTGTTTTACATCCTGAGCCCCTTGAACCTGAACAGCATCCCCGATATCGAG CAACCCAATGTGGCCTCTACTACAAAGAAGTTCTCCTATAAACTGGTGAAGACCGGCAATGTGGTTCTCACAGCTAGCACTGACCTTCGTGGATATGTGGTGGGACAGGTGCTGCGGCTGCAGGCTGACATTGAGAACCAGTCAGGCAAGGACACCAGCCCTGTGGTGGCCAGCTTGCTACAG AAGGTGTCCTATAAGGCCAAGCGCTGGATCTATGATGTACGGACCATTGCAGAGGTGGAGGGTACAGGTGTCAAGGCCTGGAGGCGTGCTCAGTGGCAAGAACAGATCCTGGTGCCTGCCCTGCCCCAGTCAGCCCTGCCTGGCTGCAGCCTTATCCATATCGACTATTACCTTCAG GTCTCCATGAAGGCACCTGAGGCCACCGTGACTCTCCCACTATTTGTTGGCAATATTGCTGTGAACCAAACCCCACTGAGTCCCTGTCCAGGCTCAGGGTCTTCTCCTGGGACCCTGTCCCCAGTGGTGCCCTCTGCACCACCccaggaagaggctgaggcagtggCTAGTGGCCCTCACTTCTCAGACCCAGTTTCTCTCTCCACCAAGAGCCATTCTCAGCAGCAGCCACTGTCTGCTCCATCAGGTTCTGTGTCTGTCACCACCActgagccctgggttcaagttGGAAGCCCTGCTAGACATTCTCTGCACCCTCCCTTGTGCATCTCTATAGGTGCCACTGTCCCCTACTTTGCAGAAGGCTCTGCAGGCCCAGTACCCACCAGCAGCACCTTGATCCTCCCTCCAGAGTACAGTTCATGGGGCTACCCCTATG AGGCTCCACCGTCCTATGAGCAGAGCTGTGGTGCTGGTGGTACAGACCTTGGCCTGATCCCAGGAAGCTGA
- the Arrdc1 gene encoding arrestin domain-containing protein 1 isoform X2 — protein sequence MGRVQLFEIRLSQGRVVYSPGEPLAGAVHLRLGAPLPFRAIRVTCMGSCGVSTKANDGAWVVEESYFNSSLSLADKGSLPAGEHNFPFQFLLPATAPTSFEGPFGKIIHQVRASIDTPRFFKDHKCSLVFYILSPLNLNSIPDIEQPNVASTTKKFSYKLVKTGNVVLTASTDLRGYVVGQVLRLQADIENQSGKDTSPVVASLLQVSYKAKRWIYDVRTIAEVEGTGVKAWRRAQWQEQILVPALPQSALPGCSLIHIDYYLQVSMKAPEATVTLPLFVGNIAVNQTPLSPCPGSGSSPGTLSPVVPSAPPQEEAEAVASGPHFSDPVSLSTKSHSQQQPLSAPSGSVSVTTTEPWVQVGSPARHSLHPPLCISIGATVPYFAEGSAGPVPTSSTLILPPEYSSWGYPYEAPPSYEQSCGAGGTDLGLIPGS from the exons ATGGGGAGGGTGCAGCTCTTCGAGATCCGCCTGAGTCAGGGCCGCGTCGTCTACAGTCCTGGGGAGCCGCTGGCTGGGGCCGTGCACTTGCGCCTGGGAGCGCCACTGCCCTTCCGAG CTATCCGGGTGACCTGCATGGGTTCCTGTGGGGTCTCCACCAAGGCCAACGATGGGGCATGGGTGGTGGAGGAGAGCTACTTCAACAGCTCCCTGTCACTGGCTGACAAGG GAAGTCTGCCGGCTGGAGAGCACAACTTCCCTTTTCAGTTCTTGCTTCCTG CCACAGCACCCACATCTTTTGAGGGACCCTTTGGGAAGATTATACACCAGGTGAGGGCGTCCATCGACACTCCACGTTTTTTCAAGGATCACAAATGTAGCCTCGTGTTTTACATCCTGAGCCCCTTGAACCTGAACAGCATCCCCGATATCGAG CAACCCAATGTGGCCTCTACTACAAAGAAGTTCTCCTATAAACTGGTGAAGACCGGCAATGTGGTTCTCACAGCTAGCACTGACCTTCGTGGATATGTGGTGGGACAGGTGCTGCGGCTGCAGGCTGACATTGAGAACCAGTCAGGCAAGGACACCAGCCCTGTGGTGGCCAGCTTGCTACAG GTGTCCTATAAGGCCAAGCGCTGGATCTATGATGTACGGACCATTGCAGAGGTGGAGGGTACAGGTGTCAAGGCCTGGAGGCGTGCTCAGTGGCAAGAACAGATCCTGGTGCCTGCCCTGCCCCAGTCAGCCCTGCCTGGCTGCAGCCTTATCCATATCGACTATTACCTTCAG GTCTCCATGAAGGCACCTGAGGCCACCGTGACTCTCCCACTATTTGTTGGCAATATTGCTGTGAACCAAACCCCACTGAGTCCCTGTCCAGGCTCAGGGTCTTCTCCTGGGACCCTGTCCCCAGTGGTGCCCTCTGCACCACCccaggaagaggctgaggcagtggCTAGTGGCCCTCACTTCTCAGACCCAGTTTCTCTCTCCACCAAGAGCCATTCTCAGCAGCAGCCACTGTCTGCTCCATCAGGTTCTGTGTCTGTCACCACCActgagccctgggttcaagttGGAAGCCCTGCTAGACATTCTCTGCACCCTCCCTTGTGCATCTCTATAGGTGCCACTGTCCCCTACTTTGCAGAAGGCTCTGCAGGCCCAGTACCCACCAGCAGCACCTTGATCCTCCCTCCAGAGTACAGTTCATGGGGCTACCCCTATG AGGCTCCACCGTCCTATGAGCAGAGCTGTGGTGCTGGTGGTACAGACCTTGGCCTGATCCCAGGAAGCTGA
- the Arrdc1 gene encoding arrestin domain-containing protein 1 isoform X3 — translation MGHGWWRRATSTAPCHWLTREVCRLESTTSLFSSCFLDHKCSLVFYILSPLNLNSIPDIEQPNVASTTKKFSYKLVKTGNVVLTASTDLRGYVVGQVLRLQADIENQSGKDTSPVVASLLQKVSYKAKRWIYDVRTIAEVEGTGVKAWRRAQWQEQILVPALPQSALPGCSLIHIDYYLQVSMKAPEATVTLPLFVGNIAVNQTPLSPCPGSGSSPGTLSPVVPSAPPQEEAEAVASGPHFSDPVSLSTKSHSQQQPLSAPSGSVSVTTTEPWVQVGSPARHSLHPPLCISIGATVPYFAEGSAGPVPTSSTLILPPEYSSWGYPYEAPPSYEQSCGAGGTDLGLIPGS, via the exons ATGGGGCATGGGTGGTGGAGGAGAGCTACTTCAACAGCTCCCTGTCACTGGCTGACAAGG GAAGTCTGCCGGCTGGAGAGCACAACTTCCCTTTTCAGTTCTTGCTTCCTG GATCACAAATGTAGCCTCGTGTTTTACATCCTGAGCCCCTTGAACCTGAACAGCATCCCCGATATCGAG CAACCCAATGTGGCCTCTACTACAAAGAAGTTCTCCTATAAACTGGTGAAGACCGGCAATGTGGTTCTCACAGCTAGCACTGACCTTCGTGGATATGTGGTGGGACAGGTGCTGCGGCTGCAGGCTGACATTGAGAACCAGTCAGGCAAGGACACCAGCCCTGTGGTGGCCAGCTTGCTACAG AAGGTGTCCTATAAGGCCAAGCGCTGGATCTATGATGTACGGACCATTGCAGAGGTGGAGGGTACAGGTGTCAAGGCCTGGAGGCGTGCTCAGTGGCAAGAACAGATCCTGGTGCCTGCCCTGCCCCAGTCAGCCCTGCCTGGCTGCAGCCTTATCCATATCGACTATTACCTTCAG GTCTCCATGAAGGCACCTGAGGCCACCGTGACTCTCCCACTATTTGTTGGCAATATTGCTGTGAACCAAACCCCACTGAGTCCCTGTCCAGGCTCAGGGTCTTCTCCTGGGACCCTGTCCCCAGTGGTGCCCTCTGCACCACCccaggaagaggctgaggcagtggCTAGTGGCCCTCACTTCTCAGACCCAGTTTCTCTCTCCACCAAGAGCCATTCTCAGCAGCAGCCACTGTCTGCTCCATCAGGTTCTGTGTCTGTCACCACCActgagccctgggttcaagttGGAAGCCCTGCTAGACATTCTCTGCACCCTCCCTTGTGCATCTCTATAGGTGCCACTGTCCCCTACTTTGCAGAAGGCTCTGCAGGCCCAGTACCCACCAGCAGCACCTTGATCCTCCCTCCAGAGTACAGTTCATGGGGCTACCCCTATG AGGCTCCACCGTCCTATGAGCAGAGCTGTGGTGCTGGTGGTACAGACCTTGGCCTGATCCCAGGAAGCTGA